The nucleotide sequence GCCGGCAGCTTGAGCTGGGCGTGAACTTCGGCCGGCCGGCGGTGCTGGAGCTGGAAACCGCCGAAGACTTCCTGGACTTCACCCAGGCCGGCGACATGGTGAAGTTTGCCAAAAACGGCTCCGATGCCACCAGCGCCGCCGTCAAGCTGGCCCGCGCCGCCACCGGCCGCGACCTGGTCGCCATCTGCCAGGACCACCCGTTCTTTTCCTGCGACGACTGGTTTATGGGCACCACGCCGCTGGCCGCCGGCATTCCGCGGGCGGTGCAGGCCCTCACCGTGGGCTTCCGCTACAACGACCTGGCCAGCGCCGAAGCCCTGTTTGCCGCGCACCCCGGCCAGATTGCCTGCCTGCTGCTGGAAGTGGAGAAAGACGTGCCGCCGGCGCCGGGCTTCCTGGCTGGCCTGCGCCGCCTCTGCGACCAGCACGGCGCGGTGCTCGTGTTCGATGAAATCATCACTGGCTTTCGCTGGCACAACCACGGGGCGCAGGGCTACCACGGCGTCCGGCCCGACCTGAGCACCTGGGGCAAGGCCCTAGCTAACGGCTTTAGCTTGGCTGCCCTCACCGGGCGGCGTGAGCTGATGGAGCTGGGCGGGCTGCACCACGCGCAGGAACGGGTGTTTCTGCTTTCCACCACATACGGGGCCGAAACCCACGCCTTGGCTGCTGCCCGCGCCGTGATGCACGAATACCGCACCCAGCCCGTGGTAGACCACCTGTGGCAGGTGGGCCGGCAGTTGGCTGCCGGCCTGCAGCAGGCCGCCCACGAGCAGGGCGTGGCCGCCCAGGTGCAGGCCGTGGGCCAGCCCTGCGGCCTCATCTACACCACCCGCGACGCCCACGGCCAGCACTCGGCCGCCCTGCGGACCCTGTTTCTGCAGGAAACCATGCGCCGGGGCCTGCTCATGCCGTCCCTGATTGTCAATTACTCGCATACGCCGGCCATCATCAACCAGGTGCTGGAGCGGCTGTATGAGGTGCTGGGCGTATACCGCCGGGCGCTGGAGGATGGCGTGGAGCATTATCTGGCAGGCGAGCCGGTGAAATCAGTGTACCGCTCCCGCAACTAACTGTCATGCTCCCGCCGCCTGTTCGTGCTAGTGAGTTTCCTGCTTTCAACCTGCTTTCTACACAATGCTGCGCATTCTGCTCCTGCACAACTACTACCAGCAGCCCGGCGGCGAAGACGCCGTGTTCCGGGCCGAGCGGGATTTGCTGCGGGCGCACGGTCATCCGGTGGAAACCCTGGAATTTCATAACCAGGAGCTGGGAACCGGCATCTGGGCCAAGCTGAAAGCGGGTCTGTTTGGGTTCTACAACCCTGCCAGCGCACGCCGGCTGCGGCAGGCTATCGAGGATTTTCAGCCCGATATCCTCCACATCCATAACCTGTTTCCGGTGGCTTCGCCGGCAGTGCTATGGGCCGCCCGCCAGGCCGGAGTCCCCGTGGTGATGACGCTGCACAATTACCGCCTCATCTGCCCCGGGGCTCTGCTTTACGCCGATGGGCAGGTGTACGAGAAAAGCGTGCACCAGCTGTTTCCGTGGGATGCCGTGCGGCGGGGCCTCTACCGCAACTCGCGGCTGCAAACCGCGGCGGTGGCTGCCCAGACCGGGCTGCACAAGCTGCTGGGCACCTGGCAAACCGGCGTGGCGCGCTACCTGGTGCTCACGGAATTTGCCCGCCGCCGCATCCTCGACTCGTCGCTGAGGCTGCGGGCGGAGCAGGTGGCTTATAAACCCAACTTCATTGCCGATCCGGGCGCGCCACAACCTGACAGCCAGCGTGCCGGGCACCTGCTGTTTGTAGGCCGGCTCTCACCTGAAAAAGGCCTGCAAACCCTGCTGACTGCCGCCGCCACGCACGCGCTGCCGCTGGTGGTGGTCGGGGATGGGCCTTTGCGGGCGGCGGTAGAGGCGTGCGCGTCTACCACGCCCTCGGTGCGCTATCAGGGACCGGCTGATGGGACTGGGGTGGCAGCGGCCATGCGCCATTGCCGCGCCCTGGTGATGCCATCGGAATGCGTGGAAGGCATGCCGATGGTGGTGCTGGAGGCTTTTGCCAGCGGTACGCCGGTGCTGGCCTCGCGGCGCGGTGGCCCGGGCGAAATGGTTAAACCGGGTGTCAACGGGCTGCTGTTTGAGCCCGGCGACCCGGAAGGCCTGGCGCAGGCCGCGCAGGCGTTGCTCGCGGATGAGGCGCTGGCGGCCCGCCTGGGTACCGCCGGCCGGGCCAGCTACGAAACGCTGTATACCCCCGCCGTCAACTACGCGTGGCTGCTTGCCCTCTACCAGGCTGCCGTAGCTGAAGCGCGTGATAAGCTACCGGCCGTTGCCAAACCCATGCAGTACGAGCACGCGTGAGATGCACGCCGCCGAACAATCGTTACTGAAGACTCAGCGTGCCCGGTGCCGGGCGTGAGGCCGCTGGGGCGCTGCCTTTTCGCTTCAATTATATTCAGGATTTAATATTAAAATATATTTATAAAAAATATAATAATAGTTTGTGTATTTGAAGGTGCTTCTGTTAAATTTAAGTCAAGTGCTGTCGAGGCCGGATACGTCCGGCGTGGGCTGTTGCCGAATTTTCACTGCTTTGCTAACCCTGTCCGCATGGAAACCCTGATGTATCCTTCTGCTCCGGTTCTGTCTGAGTCTGAAGTTCTCGTGCCACCTGCCACCGCCCAGCAACAGCCCACGCACCGCCTGCTGCACATTCTGTGGGAACTGCGCTACTCCGGCGCCGAAGTAATGGTGTATGATGCCAAGGAATACTTTGAGTCGCGCGGGCTGCAGGGCGCTATTCTGGCCCGCGGGCCGGAGTTTGGGCCGTACGCCCCTACGCTTGCCCGGGCCGGATACCCCGTAGAGCATCTGCCGGCCCGTCGCAATCTGGGGTCGTTCATTGAGCTGTATCGGTACCTGCGCCAGCATCCGGCCGATGTGGTGCACCTGCATCTGGAGGGGCTGTTTATCTGGCACTGCTTGGCCATTCGGCTGGCTTTCCCGAAGGCGCGCATTGTGCACACGCACCACGACGTATACTTTCAGTACGGCCCGTATTTGCGCCTGAAGCGCACATTTCACCGTTGGCTGGCCACGCACGTGCTCGATGTCCGCCACGTAGCCATTGGCGAGTCGGTGCAGACGGTGGAGAAGGAGCATTTCCGCAACCCAACCACCATTGTCTACAACTGGATTGATGAAAACGAGTTTCGGCCCCCTACGCCCGAGCAGGCTGCGGCCGCCCGCCAGGAAATTGGCATTGCGCCGGACGCCTTCGTGGTGCTTACGGTGGGCACCTGCAACGACAAAAAGTGCCACAACGAAATTTTCGATGCCGTGGCCCGCGTGAAAGACCGGCTGCCCAACCTGGTGTTTCTGCACCGCGGTACCGGCGAAAACCTGCCGCAGGAGCGCGCTTACGTGCAGAAGCTGGGTATCGAGCAGCACGTCATCTTCCTCAACTACATTGACTATCTGCCCAAGGTGTTCTGGGCTTCTGATGGCTTCATTTTCTCTTCGCACTGGGAAGGGCTCGGCAACGTCATCCTGCAGGCCATTGCGTGCAAGGTGCCCGTCATCCTGTATCAGGGCTGGGGCATGAACGACTTCCGGCCGGAAAACCCCGCCGAGAACTATGGCTTCTGGATCAATCCCGACACGGAGCGCTTTGACGAGGCGCTGCTGGAAATGTACGCCATGAAGCAGGACGGACGATTGGAGGACTGGCGGGATAAGGCTTTTGCCTTCTACCGGAAGAAGTTTTCCGCTAAAAAGTCGCTCACCCGCATGGCCGACCAGTATCTGTTGTAGCCAACACAGTTGCCCCGTTGGTGGCAGCACAAAGAAAACGCCCGACCATCCGGCCGGGCGTTTTCTTTGTGCTGCCACCAATGGGGCAGGTACTACGTTGCTTTTACTGGCCTGCGCCGGTCGAAGTAGTGGTCGTGTTGCTGGCCGTGCGGGCAGCGGGGCGGGTGTGCACTTCGATACCCGACAGGTTAGCGTCGCCGCCCGAAGAGGTTACCGCAATGGTGCCGTTGGTGACGCTGGTTACGAACGGGCCAATCTTAGACCAGCTGCCAGCCGCGCCGCTGTTGCGGTTCGAGGCAACCGTCTGCCCGTTGATGGCCATGTTGTAGGTGGTAGCGAAGTTGTCTTCCCACACATACAGGTACACTTCATAAGTGCCGTTCGGGACGGCCGTCATGCGCACGTCCAGGTTGCGGCTCCACACCGAAGAGCGGATTACGCTGGCGCGGGTAGCATCGGTGGCGGGCGTCAGGGTCACGTTGTTGGCCGTGAATGGGTTACCGGACACCACCGAGAAGTTAGCACTGTTGCCAGCTCCCCAGGCTTTGCCATCGAGGGTAGTGGCCGCGCCACCTACGTTTACGGCGCGGTAGAACGTGGCCGCCACAGGAGCCGGAGCCGTTACCGAAAGCGCTACAGCGGCCGAGGTAGTGCTGGCACCCGCGTTGTCGGTAGCCTTAGCCGTGAGCGAATACGCGCCGGCGGCTACGTTGCTCCAGGTGAAGGTGTACGGGGCGGTGAGGTCTTCGCCCAGCTTCGTGGTGCCCCGGAAGAACTCCACTTTGCTTACGGTACCATCCGTGTCCGAGGCCGTAGCCGTCAGCGTTACGCTGCCGCCGGCCGCCAGGGTAGAGGCCGAGGTGGCCAGCTGGGCGCGGGGAGCTACGTTGGCTGCCGGTGCGGTGCTGGTCGTGCGGATTTCCAGACCCGAGAGATTCAGGTCGCCGCCCGACGAGGTCAGTTGCAGCTGGCCATTGGTGCCTACCGTAGCGGCAAACGGACCAACCCGCTGCCAGCTACCAGCCGAGCCCGTGTTGAAGTTGCTGAGGACACGCTGGCCCTGTACGTTCAGGTTCACGACGCCCGCAAAGTTGTCTTCCCAAACGTATGCATACACGGCGTACTGGCCGGCGGGCACGTTGGCTACCGTCAGTTGCAGCGCATTGCTGTAGATCGAAGAGCGGATCATGCTTGTGCGAGCCGCATCGGTGGCAGGGTTCAGGGCAACATTGTTGTTGCTGAAGCGCTGGCCGTTGTGCGTTACGTTAGGGGCGTTGTCACCTTCCCAGTTGTTGCCATCAATGCTGCTGGCGCTACCGTTGAAGTCAATGGCGCGGTAGAGGGCGCCGGTGCCAGCCACCGGGGTTACCGGAGGAGTGGTTGGAGTCGGAGTGGGGGTTGGCGTCGGCGTTGGGGTAGGAGTGGGAGTCGGCGTGCTGCCACCGTTCAGACGGATACCGGCGCCGGCAGGTGCCGGGTAGCTGGCCGTAATCGACTGGTCGCCCCAGCTGTTGTTGTTCTCCACCAAGCCAGGCGTGTTCAGCGTCCAGAAGGGGTTCTGCTGGCCAGCGCTGTTCACCCAGTTTACCTTGTTGCCGGTTACGGTAGAGTTTTCTACCAGACGTGGACCGCCCCACAGGTAGATGCCCACATTGGTGAAGCTCTGCTGACGGCCAAATACTACGTTGTTGAGGATCTTGTTGCCGGTGCCGCCGGTGTTGGCAATGCCATACTGGCCGGGGTTGATAACCACGTTGTTTTCAATCGTGCAGTACGAGCCACCGGTGTCGCCCACCAGAATACCACCGCCCGAAGCGCTGGGGCCACCGCCGTTGATGTAGTTGTTGCGAATGAGCAGCGGGCTGCTGGACGTGCCGCTGGTCATGAACATGTTGATGGCATCTTCCGGGTTGCTTTGGCCTGCAATGTTCAAGCCGTAGTTGTACTCGATGATGTTGCCGGCACCCGTGCAATTGTTGAACTGGATGAACTGCCCGCGGGCATCGGCCATGTTCATGTTCTTGAAATTGTTGTGGCGCACCACAAGCCCACCCGTGCCGTTCTGGGCATAAATACCACCAATCAGGTTCTCGAAGTACGAATCTTCGATGGTGATATTCGAGCAGTTGTAGAGGTCAACGCCCAGCTTCTGGCCATTCCGGAGCGACACCCGACGAATTGTGATGTTGGAGCAGTTTGTGAGCTTGATGGCTGGTGTGGCAGAGAAATTGGTAATCACCAGATTCTCAATGACACGGTTGCTCTGGCCATCCATAGTAACAGGGCCGCTGGCCGTAAGGCCGGTCAGGCCGCCATCTGATTGAGCGTGGGCGCAAAACGTGGTGAAAAAGAGTAACACAACCAACGACACATAGGTCTGCACATAAGCAGACACTCCAAATTTCTTTTTCTTCAGCATTTGCACTTTTTAAGAGGTGAAAGGACGAAAAGGATGTTTTGACTACGGCAAAGTTAGGAAAGAAAACTTATATCGTCTTGTAAGTAATAGCCTGATAAGACGCGTAAATATGTAGTAATAGCATACATATGAATAGTGTATATAAGTTCACATATTAAAAAAATCATGTATAGATTAAGGAATGGTGCTAGTAATTGCTTTTGCCGTAATTGAACTATTGCGCGATGATAGTTGAAGTATTTTTCTGCCAAATAGGAATTTGGAGGATAAGCTTAATCAACGTTGAATTATTGCTGGGAAAGATTGACGCTACCCGTTCGGGGGTTCAACTTTTGTTTCTCGCGCCACATTCTGCGCGGGCAGGCCAAAATCATGTACAAAAACCGGCCGCCTTGCAGTAGTAAATACCTGAAAATGAAAGTAAAACCTTGCTTCTCTACTAGTAAGAAGCTGTATGATACCAGCGACTGGACTGAAAAAAGGCTGGCCTGCCTGCCGCGCATAAGCGGCGAGCAGGCCAGCCAGCCACAGCCAGCAAGAAGCCTATCTTAGGAAGTAGCCCACCAACCGCCGCGAATACCCGGTCAGCAGGCACAGCGGCAGGTCACGCGGGGGACAGTTGCGGCGGGCAAACTGCGTGAAATCCCGCAGATTGGCTCCGCCTCGGATGCTGAACAGGTGCTGGTAATAGTTGCGCAACGTCCGTTGCTGCCGGTTTTTCTGGTCCCCGCTTTCGTCAGGGTAGGTGCCCAGGCGCGCATCGAAGTTCAGATACACCTCAAACCCGGCCAGCCGGGCCTGGTGGGTGAAATCGTAGTCGGCATAGTAGTGAGGGAGAAGCTCGGCCGCAAACAGCCCGATGCGCTCAAACACAACCCGGGGAATAAGCAACCCGCGGCCGGGCAGGTACTCGGTGGGGCGCTGGCCCCGGCGTTGGTCGGCCGGCACTTCGTCGAGCAGGCGCCGGAAGCTGCCGGTGCGCCAGTTCAGCCAGCCACCGGCGTAGATGGGTTCCTGGGTGCGGGCATCCAGCTCAAAAGCCCCGTACAGGGCAGGTGGCCGGCTATTGGCCGCCTGCATCATCTGGGCCACAAAGTCAGGGTAGGGTACCACGTCGTTGTTCATGGTCATCAGCCAGTCGGCGCCCTGGTCGAGGGCGTGCTGCAACCCCAGGTTCACGCCGGCGGTCCAGAACAGGGAGCCGGTGCCCGGCAACACCGTTACCTCGGGATACTCGGCAGCCAGCACGGCGGCGGTGCCGTCGGTAGAGCCGTCGTCTACGATGATGGTGCGGAAGGACTGGTGTGTCTGCTGCCGCAGGGCATCAAGACAGGCCCGGGTGTAAGCCAGGCGGTTGAAAACCGGAATGACGATGTAAAGCATAGGGCATTACATTAAAACAGCAAAGAGAAAAGCAACTGGCCTTGTCAGGCGGGCAGAGCATTCATCAGGCCCCGGTAGAGCTGGCCGCCCAGTTCGGCGGGCAGGGCATTGAGCAGCATGTAGGGCAGGGAGGCCGGGGTGGTGCGGGCCAGTAGCTTGTGGCGCTGCAGCAACGTATCGAGGCGCCGGCTAAGGCTACGGTTTTGCAACAGCTGCCCGGAAATGAAGCGTAGTTTGGGCACTTCCCGGGAAAGGGTCTGGCGGAAAGCCGCGGCTCCTGCGGGGTCGTAGTGCTGCAAAGGGGCCAGGTAGTACAGGGCATGGCAGTAGCTTTCCATATACATGGCCCACCGCGTGGTGCGGGTGGAAATCTGGTTGCCGGGGTGCAGGTGGTAGTTGCCCATCACGGCGTCCACCACCTGAAAATCACCGCGCATCATCATGCGCAGCCACAGGTCGAAGTCGCCGGTGTAGCGCAGCTGCTCCTTGAAGCTGCCGGCGGCCAGCACCGCCTGGC is from Hymenobacter yonginensis and encodes:
- a CDS encoding glutamate-1-semialdehyde 2,1-aminomutase; translation: MALLSHSVPLPMETDFLSPPLQAQASPGFAGSQALQARFHAAIPGGAHTYAKGDDQFPEHMAPYIARGEGCRVWDVDGNEFIEFGAGLRSVTLGHAYAPVVAAARRQLELGVNFGRPAVLELETAEDFLDFTQAGDMVKFAKNGSDATSAAVKLARAATGRDLVAICQDHPFFSCDDWFMGTTPLAAGIPRAVQALTVGFRYNDLASAEALFAAHPGQIACLLLEVEKDVPPAPGFLAGLRRLCDQHGAVLVFDEIITGFRWHNHGAQGYHGVRPDLSTWGKALANGFSLAALTGRRELMELGGLHHAQERVFLLSTTYGAETHALAAARAVMHEYRTQPVVDHLWQVGRQLAAGLQQAAHEQGVAAQVQAVGQPCGLIYTTRDAHGQHSAALRTLFLQETMRRGLLMPSLIVNYSHTPAIINQVLERLYEVLGVYRRALEDGVEHYLAGEPVKSVYRSRN
- a CDS encoding glycosyltransferase; translation: MLRILLLHNYYQQPGGEDAVFRAERDLLRAHGHPVETLEFHNQELGTGIWAKLKAGLFGFYNPASARRLRQAIEDFQPDILHIHNLFPVASPAVLWAARQAGVPVVMTLHNYRLICPGALLYADGQVYEKSVHQLFPWDAVRRGLYRNSRLQTAAVAAQTGLHKLLGTWQTGVARYLVLTEFARRRILDSSLRLRAEQVAYKPNFIADPGAPQPDSQRAGHLLFVGRLSPEKGLQTLLTAAATHALPLVVVGDGPLRAAVEACASTTPSVRYQGPADGTGVAAAMRHCRALVMPSECVEGMPMVVLEAFASGTPVLASRRGGPGEMVKPGVNGLLFEPGDPEGLAQAAQALLADEALAARLGTAGRASYETLYTPAVNYAWLLALYQAAVAEARDKLPAVAKPMQYEHA
- a CDS encoding glycosyltransferase family 4 protein, encoding METLMYPSAPVLSESEVLVPPATAQQQPTHRLLHILWELRYSGAEVMVYDAKEYFESRGLQGAILARGPEFGPYAPTLARAGYPVEHLPARRNLGSFIELYRYLRQHPADVVHLHLEGLFIWHCLAIRLAFPKARIVHTHHDVYFQYGPYLRLKRTFHRWLATHVLDVRHVAIGESVQTVEKEHFRNPTTIVYNWIDENEFRPPTPEQAAAARQEIGIAPDAFVVLTVGTCNDKKCHNEIFDAVARVKDRLPNLVFLHRGTGENLPQERAYVQKLGIEQHVIFLNYIDYLPKVFWASDGFIFSSHWEGLGNVILQAIACKVPVILYQGWGMNDFRPENPAENYGFWINPDTERFDEALLEMYAMKQDGRLEDWRDKAFAFYRKKFSAKKSLTRMADQYLL
- a CDS encoding Ig-like domain-containing protein — its product is MLLFFTTFCAHAQSDGGLTGLTASGPVTMDGQSNRVIENLVITNFSATPAIKLTNCSNITIRRVSLRNGQKLGVDLYNCSNITIEDSYFENLIGGIYAQNGTGGLVVRHNNFKNMNMADARGQFIQFNNCTGAGNIIEYNYGLNIAGQSNPEDAINMFMTSGTSSSPLLIRNNYINGGGPSASGGGILVGDTGGSYCTIENNVVINPGQYGIANTGGTGNKILNNVVFGRQQSFTNVGIYLWGGPRLVENSTVTGNKVNWVNSAGQQNPFWTLNTPGLVENNNSWGDQSITASYPAPAGAGIRLNGGSTPTPTPTPTPTPTPTPTPTTPPVTPVAGTGALYRAIDFNGSASSIDGNNWEGDNAPNVTHNGQRFSNNNVALNPATDAARTSMIRSSIYSNALQLTVANVPAGQYAVYAYVWEDNFAGVVNLNVQGQRVLSNFNTGSAGSWQRVGPFAATVGTNGQLQLTSSGGDLNLSGLEIRTTSTAPAANVAPRAQLATSASTLAAGGSVTLTATASDTDGTVSKVEFFRGTTKLGEDLTAPYTFTWSNVAAGAYSLTAKATDNAGASTTSAAVALSVTAPAPVAATFYRAVNVGGAATTLDGKAWGAGNSANFSVVSGNPFTANNVTLTPATDATRASVIRSSVWSRNLDVRMTAVPNGTYEVYLYVWEDNFATTYNMAINGQTVASNRNSGAAGSWSKIGPFVTSVTNGTIAVTSSGGDANLSGIEVHTRPAARTASNTTTTSTGAGQ
- a CDS encoding glycosyltransferase family 2 protein, translating into MLYIVIPVFNRLAYTRACLDALRQQTHQSFRTIIVDDGSTDGTAAVLAAEYPEVTVLPGTGSLFWTAGVNLGLQHALDQGADWLMTMNNDVVPYPDFVAQMMQAANSRPPALYGAFELDARTQEPIYAGGWLNWRTGSFRRLLDEVPADQRRGQRPTEYLPGRGLLIPRVVFERIGLFAAELLPHYYADYDFTHQARLAGFEVYLNFDARLGTYPDESGDQKNRQQRTLRNYYQHLFSIRGGANLRDFTQFARRNCPPRDLPLCLLTGYSRRLVGYFLR